The following are encoded in a window of Athene noctua chromosome 29, bAthNoc1.hap1.1, whole genome shotgun sequence genomic DNA:
- the ATP8B2 gene encoding phospholipid-transporting ATPase ID isoform X1, translating into MTVPREMPEKWARVRAPGGAGGYKQSWGTGEEERRVRANAREYNEKFQYASNCIKTSKYNIVTFLPVNLFEQFQEVANTYFLFLLILQLIPQISSLSWFTTIVPLVLVLTITAVKDATDDYFRHKSDNQVNNRQSQVLISGVLRQEQWMNVRVGDIIKLENNQFVAADLLLLSSSEPHGLCYIETAELDGETNMKVRQAIPVTSELGDTSKLARFDGEVICEPPNNKLDKFGGTLYWKENKYPLSNQNMLLRGCVLRNTEWCFGLVIFAGPDTKLMQNSGRTKFKRTSIDRLMNTLVLWIFGFLVCMGVILAIGNAIWEHEVGVCFQIYLPWDEGVHSAFFSGFLSFWSYIIILNTVVPISLYVSVEVIRLGHSYFINWDKKMYCAKRRTPAEARTTTLNEELGQVEYIFSDKTGTLTQNIMVFSKCSVNGHSYGDVQDVLGHKAELGERPEPVDFSFNPLADPRFQFWDPGLLEAVKLGDPHVHEFFRLLSLCHTVMSEEKSEGELYYKAQSPDEGALVTAARNFGFVFRSRTPKTITVHELGRAITYQLLAILDFNNIRKRMSVIVRSPEGKIRLYCKGADTILLERLHPVNQDLTNVTTDHLNEYAGEGLRTLVLAYKDLEESYYKDWSERLHRAGSAAEAREDRLARLYDEVEHDMMLLGATAIEDKLQQGVPETIAILTLANIKIWVLTGDKQETAVNIGYSCKMLTDDMTEVFVVTGHTVLEVREELRKAREKMMDASRSVGNGFSYQEKLSSSKLTSVLEAIAGEYALVINGHSLAHALEADMEVEFLETACACKAVICCRVTPLQKAQVVELVKKYKKAVTLAIGDGANDVSMIKTAHIGVGISGQEGIQAVLASDYSFSQFKFLQRLLLVHGRWSYLRMCKFLCYFFYKNFAFTMVHFWFGFFCGFSAQTVYDQYFITLYNIVYTSLPVLAMGVFDQDVPEQRSMEYPKLYEPGQLNLLFNKREFFICIAQGIYTSVLMFFIPYGVLADATRDDGAQLADYQSFAVTVATSLVIVVSVQIGLDTGFWTAINHFFIWGSLAAYFAILFTMHSDGLFQMFPNQFRFVGNAQNTLAQPTVWLTIALTTVVCIVPVVAFRFLKLDLKPELSDTVRYTQLVRKKQKTQHRCMRRVGRAGSRRSGYAFSHQEGFGELIMSGKNMRLSSLALSGFSTRPSAGWIETLRKKKGSEGSTAGSPSAAPDKTLKV; encoded by the exons ATGACGGTGCCCCGGGAGATGCCCGAGAAGTGGGCGCGGGTCCgagcccccggcggggcgggtGGGT ATAAGCAAAGCTGGGGGACTGGGG AGGAGGAGAGGCGGGTGCGAGCCAACGCGCGGGAGTACAACGAGAAGTTCCAGTACGCG AGCAACTGCATCAAGACCTCCAAGTACAACATTGTCACCTTCCTGCCCGTCAACCTCTTCGAGCAGTTCCAGGAAGTGGCCAACACctatttcctcttcctcctcatcctgcAG CTGATCCCGCAGATCTCTTCGCTCTCCTGGTTCACCACCATCGTGCCTTTGGTTCTTGTCTTAACCATCACAGCTGTCAAAGATGCCACCGACGACTAT TTCCGCCATAAAAGCGACAACCAGGTGAACAACCGGCAGTCTCAGGTGCTGATCAGCGGAGT CCTCCGGCAGGAGCAATGGATGAACGTCCGTGTCGGGGACATCATCAAGTTGGAGAACAACCAGTTTGTGGCG gctgacctcctcctcctctccagcagcGAACCTCATGGGTTGTGCTACATAGAGACGGCGGAGCTGGACGG AGAGACCAACATGAAGGTGCGACAGGCCATCCCCGTCACCTCGGAGCTGGGTGACACCAGCAAGCTGGCTCGGTTTGATG GCGAGGTGATCTGTGAACCCCCCAACAACAAACTGGACAAGTTTGGTGGGACGCTGTACTGGAAGGAGAACAAGTACCCCCTGAGCAACCAGAACATGCTGCTGCGGGGCTGCGTCCTGCGCAACACCGAGTGGTGCTTCGGCCTCGTCATCTTCGCag ggcccgACACAAAACTGATGCAGAACAGCGGCCGGACCAAGTTCAAGCGGACGAGCATCGATCGGCTGATGAACACGCTGGTGCTCTGG atCTTCGGGTTCCTGGTGTGCATGGGGGTGATCCTGGCCATCGGCAATGCCATCTGGGAGCACGAGGTGGGCGTCTGCTTCCAGATCTACCTGCCCTGGGACGAGGGGGTGCACAGTGCCTTCTTCTCCGGCTTCCTCTCCTTCTGGTCCTACATCATCATCCTCAACACTGTGGTGCCCATCTCGCTCTACGTGAG CGTGGAGGTGATCCGTCTCGGGCACAGCTACTTCATCAACTGGGACAAGAAGATGTACTGTGCCAAGCGCCGGACGCCAGCCGAGGCCCGGACCACCACCCTCaacgaggagctggggcaggtggAGTACATCTTCTCCGACAAGACGGGCACCCTCACCCAGAACATCATGGTCTTCAGCAAGTGCTCCGTGAACGGGCACAGCTACG GTGACGTGCAGGATGTGCTGGGTCACAAGGCGGAGCTGGGAGAG AGGCCGGAGCCCGTCGACTTCTCCTTCAACCCGCTGGCGGACCCTCGGTTCCAGTTCTGGGACCCCGGCCTGCTGGAAGCCGTCAAGCTGGGAGACCCCCACGTACACGAGTTCTTCCGCCTGCTCTCGCTCTGCCACACCGTCATGTCCGAGGAGAAGAGCGAAG GGGAGCTGTATTACAAAGCTCAGTCCCCGGATGAGGGAGCCCTGGTCACGGCTGCCAGAAACTTTGGTTTCGTGTTCCGGTCCCGCACGCCCAAGACTATCACGGTGCACGAGTTGGGTCGAGCCATCACCTACCAGCTGCTGGCCATCCTGGACTTCAACAACATCCGCAAGCGCATGTCTGTCATCG TCCGCAGCCCCGAGGGCAAGATCCGCCTGTACTGCAAAGGTGCTGACACCATCCTGCTGGAACGCCTGCACCCTGTCAACCAGGACCTGACCAACGTCACCACCGACCACCTCAAC GAATATGCTGGCGAGGGGCTGCGGACGCTGGTTTTGGCCTACAAAGACCTGGAGGAGAGCTACTACAAGGACTGGTCGGAGCGGCTGCACcgggccggcagcgccgccgAGGCCCGTGAGGATCGTCTGGCTCGGCTCTATGACGAGGTGGAGCACGATATGATG CTGCTCGGAGCCACGGCCATCGAGGACAAACTGCAGCAGGGGGTCCCTGAAACCATCGCCATCCTGACGCTGGCCAACATCAAGATCTGGGTGCTGACGGGGGACAAACAGG AAACGGCCGTGAACATCGGCTACTCCTGCAAGATGCTGACGGACGACATGACGGAGGTGTTTGTGGTCACCGGCCACACCGTGCTGGAGGTGCGGGAGGAGCTGAG gaaAGCCCGGGAGAAGATGATGGATGCGTCGCGCTCCGTGGGCAACGGCTTCTCCTACCAGGAGAAACTCTCCTCCTCCAAGCTCACCTCCGTGCTGGAAGCCATCGCGGGTGAATACGCCCTGGTCATCAACGGACACAGCCTG GCCCACGCGCTGGAGGCTGACATGGAGGTGGAGTTCCTGGAGACGGCGTGTGCCTGCAAGGCCGTCATCTGCTGCCGCGTCACGCCCTTGCAGAAAGCCCAGGTGGTGGAGCTGGTGAAGAAGTACAAGAAAGCTGTGACCTTGGCCATCGGGGACGGGGCCAACGACGTCAGCATGATCAAGA CTGCCCACATCGGGGTGGGCATCAGCGGGCAGGAGGGCATCCAGGCGGTGCTGGCCTCCGACTACTCCTTCTCCCAGTTCAAGTTCCTGCAGCGCCTGCTCCTGGTGCACGGGCGCTGGTCCTACCTACGCATGTGCAAGTTCCTCTGCTATTTCTTCTACAAGAACTTCGCCTTCACCATGGTCCACTTCTGGTTTGGTTTCTTCTGCGGCTTCTCGGCGCAG ACCGTGTACGACCAGTACTTCATCACGCTGTACAACATCGTCTACACGTCGCTGCCTGTGCTCGCCATGGGTGTCTTTGACCAG GACGTGCCGGAGCAGCGGAGCATGGAGTACCCCAAACTCTACGAGCCTGGGCAGCTGAACCTGCTCTTTAACAAGCGAGAGTTCTTCATCTGCATCGCTCAGGGCATCTACACCTCTGTCCTCATGTTCTTCATCCCCTACGGCGTGTTGGCCGACGCCACCCGTGACGATGGTGCCCAGCTGGCCGACTACCAGTCCTTCGCCGTCACCGTCGCCACCTCCCTCGTCATCGTGGTCAGCGTGCAG ATCGGGCTGGACACGGGTTTCTGGACGGCCATCAACCACTTCTTCATCTGGGGCAGCCTGGCCGCCTACTTCGCCATCCTCTTCACCATGCACAGCGACGGCCTCTTCCAGATGTTCCCCAACCAGTTCCGCTTCGTGG gtaaCGCTCAGAACACGCTGGCCCAGCCCACGGTCTGGCTGACCATCGCCCTCACCACTGTGGTCTGTATCGTGCCCGTCGTGGCCTTTCGCTTCCTCAAACTGGACCTGAAACCTGAACTTTCGGACACG gtGCGCTACACTCAGCTGGTACggaagaaacagaaaacccaGCACCGGTGCATGCGACGCGTGGGGCGCGCGGGCTCGCGCCGCTCCGGCTACGCCTTCTCCCACCAGGAGGGTTTTGGGGAGCTCATCATGTCAGGGAAGAACATGCGGCTCAGCTCCCTGGCGCTGTCCGGCttcagcacccgccccagcgccggcTGGATCGAAACCCTGCGCAAGAAAAAAGGCAGCGAGGGCAGCACCGCCGGCAGCCCCAGCGCCGCGCCCGACAAAACGCTCAAGGTGTGA
- the ATP8B2 gene encoding phospholipid-transporting ATPase ID isoform X2 translates to MERCAARRAPEEERRVRANAREYNEKFQYASNCIKTSKYNIVTFLPVNLFEQFQEVANTYFLFLLILQLIPQISSLSWFTTIVPLVLVLTITAVKDATDDYFRHKSDNQVNNRQSQVLISGVLRQEQWMNVRVGDIIKLENNQFVAADLLLLSSSEPHGLCYIETAELDGETNMKVRQAIPVTSELGDTSKLARFDGEVICEPPNNKLDKFGGTLYWKENKYPLSNQNMLLRGCVLRNTEWCFGLVIFAGPDTKLMQNSGRTKFKRTSIDRLMNTLVLWIFGFLVCMGVILAIGNAIWEHEVGVCFQIYLPWDEGVHSAFFSGFLSFWSYIIILNTVVPISLYVSVEVIRLGHSYFINWDKKMYCAKRRTPAEARTTTLNEELGQVEYIFSDKTGTLTQNIMVFSKCSVNGHSYGDVQDVLGHKAELGERPEPVDFSFNPLADPRFQFWDPGLLEAVKLGDPHVHEFFRLLSLCHTVMSEEKSEGELYYKAQSPDEGALVTAARNFGFVFRSRTPKTITVHELGRAITYQLLAILDFNNIRKRMSVIVRSPEGKIRLYCKGADTILLERLHPVNQDLTNVTTDHLNEYAGEGLRTLVLAYKDLEESYYKDWSERLHRAGSAAEAREDRLARLYDEVELWVLQLLGATAIEDKLQQGVPETIAILTLANIKIWVLTGDKQETAVNIGYSCKMLTDDMTEVFVVTGHTVLEVREELRKAREKMMDASRSVGNGFSYQEKLSSSKLTSVLEAIAGEYALVINGHSLAHALEADMEVEFLETACACKAVICCRVTPLQKAQVVELVKKYKKAVTLAIGDGANDVSMIKTAHIGVGISGQEGIQAVLASDYSFSQFKFLQRLLLVHGRWSYLRMCKFLCYFFYKNFAFTMVHFWFGFFCGFSAQTVYDQYFITLYNIVYTSLPVLAMGVFDQDVPEQRSMEYPKLYEPGQLNLLFNKREFFICIAQGIYTSVLMFFIPYGVLADATRDDGAQLADYQSFAVTVATSLVIVVSVQIGLDTGFWTAINHFFIWGSLAAYFAILFTMHSDGLFQMFPNQFRFVGNAQNTLAQPTVWLTIALTTVVCIVPVVAFRFLKLDLKPELSDTVRYTQLVRKKQKTQHRCMRRVGRAGSRRSGYAFSHQEGFGELIMSGKNMRLSSLALSGFSTRPSAGWIETLRKKKGSEGSTAGSPSAAPDKTLKV, encoded by the exons ATGGAGCGGTGCGCGGCCCGCCGGGCCCCAG AGGAGGAGAGGCGGGTGCGAGCCAACGCGCGGGAGTACAACGAGAAGTTCCAGTACGCG AGCAACTGCATCAAGACCTCCAAGTACAACATTGTCACCTTCCTGCCCGTCAACCTCTTCGAGCAGTTCCAGGAAGTGGCCAACACctatttcctcttcctcctcatcctgcAG CTGATCCCGCAGATCTCTTCGCTCTCCTGGTTCACCACCATCGTGCCTTTGGTTCTTGTCTTAACCATCACAGCTGTCAAAGATGCCACCGACGACTAT TTCCGCCATAAAAGCGACAACCAGGTGAACAACCGGCAGTCTCAGGTGCTGATCAGCGGAGT CCTCCGGCAGGAGCAATGGATGAACGTCCGTGTCGGGGACATCATCAAGTTGGAGAACAACCAGTTTGTGGCG gctgacctcctcctcctctccagcagcGAACCTCATGGGTTGTGCTACATAGAGACGGCGGAGCTGGACGG AGAGACCAACATGAAGGTGCGACAGGCCATCCCCGTCACCTCGGAGCTGGGTGACACCAGCAAGCTGGCTCGGTTTGATG GCGAGGTGATCTGTGAACCCCCCAACAACAAACTGGACAAGTTTGGTGGGACGCTGTACTGGAAGGAGAACAAGTACCCCCTGAGCAACCAGAACATGCTGCTGCGGGGCTGCGTCCTGCGCAACACCGAGTGGTGCTTCGGCCTCGTCATCTTCGCag ggcccgACACAAAACTGATGCAGAACAGCGGCCGGACCAAGTTCAAGCGGACGAGCATCGATCGGCTGATGAACACGCTGGTGCTCTGG atCTTCGGGTTCCTGGTGTGCATGGGGGTGATCCTGGCCATCGGCAATGCCATCTGGGAGCACGAGGTGGGCGTCTGCTTCCAGATCTACCTGCCCTGGGACGAGGGGGTGCACAGTGCCTTCTTCTCCGGCTTCCTCTCCTTCTGGTCCTACATCATCATCCTCAACACTGTGGTGCCCATCTCGCTCTACGTGAG CGTGGAGGTGATCCGTCTCGGGCACAGCTACTTCATCAACTGGGACAAGAAGATGTACTGTGCCAAGCGCCGGACGCCAGCCGAGGCCCGGACCACCACCCTCaacgaggagctggggcaggtggAGTACATCTTCTCCGACAAGACGGGCACCCTCACCCAGAACATCATGGTCTTCAGCAAGTGCTCCGTGAACGGGCACAGCTACG GTGACGTGCAGGATGTGCTGGGTCACAAGGCGGAGCTGGGAGAG AGGCCGGAGCCCGTCGACTTCTCCTTCAACCCGCTGGCGGACCCTCGGTTCCAGTTCTGGGACCCCGGCCTGCTGGAAGCCGTCAAGCTGGGAGACCCCCACGTACACGAGTTCTTCCGCCTGCTCTCGCTCTGCCACACCGTCATGTCCGAGGAGAAGAGCGAAG GGGAGCTGTATTACAAAGCTCAGTCCCCGGATGAGGGAGCCCTGGTCACGGCTGCCAGAAACTTTGGTTTCGTGTTCCGGTCCCGCACGCCCAAGACTATCACGGTGCACGAGTTGGGTCGAGCCATCACCTACCAGCTGCTGGCCATCCTGGACTTCAACAACATCCGCAAGCGCATGTCTGTCATCG TCCGCAGCCCCGAGGGCAAGATCCGCCTGTACTGCAAAGGTGCTGACACCATCCTGCTGGAACGCCTGCACCCTGTCAACCAGGACCTGACCAACGTCACCACCGACCACCTCAAC GAATATGCTGGCGAGGGGCTGCGGACGCTGGTTTTGGCCTACAAAGACCTGGAGGAGAGCTACTACAAGGACTGGTCGGAGCGGCTGCACcgggccggcagcgccgccgAGGCCCGTGAGGATCGTCTGGCTCGGCTCTATGACGAGGTGGAGC TTTGGGTCCTCCAGCTGCTCGGAGCCACGGCCATCGAGGACAAACTGCAGCAGGGGGTCCCTGAAACCATCGCCATCCTGACGCTGGCCAACATCAAGATCTGGGTGCTGACGGGGGACAAACAGG AAACGGCCGTGAACATCGGCTACTCCTGCAAGATGCTGACGGACGACATGACGGAGGTGTTTGTGGTCACCGGCCACACCGTGCTGGAGGTGCGGGAGGAGCTGAG gaaAGCCCGGGAGAAGATGATGGATGCGTCGCGCTCCGTGGGCAACGGCTTCTCCTACCAGGAGAAACTCTCCTCCTCCAAGCTCACCTCCGTGCTGGAAGCCATCGCGGGTGAATACGCCCTGGTCATCAACGGACACAGCCTG GCCCACGCGCTGGAGGCTGACATGGAGGTGGAGTTCCTGGAGACGGCGTGTGCCTGCAAGGCCGTCATCTGCTGCCGCGTCACGCCCTTGCAGAAAGCCCAGGTGGTGGAGCTGGTGAAGAAGTACAAGAAAGCTGTGACCTTGGCCATCGGGGACGGGGCCAACGACGTCAGCATGATCAAGA CTGCCCACATCGGGGTGGGCATCAGCGGGCAGGAGGGCATCCAGGCGGTGCTGGCCTCCGACTACTCCTTCTCCCAGTTCAAGTTCCTGCAGCGCCTGCTCCTGGTGCACGGGCGCTGGTCCTACCTACGCATGTGCAAGTTCCTCTGCTATTTCTTCTACAAGAACTTCGCCTTCACCATGGTCCACTTCTGGTTTGGTTTCTTCTGCGGCTTCTCGGCGCAG ACCGTGTACGACCAGTACTTCATCACGCTGTACAACATCGTCTACACGTCGCTGCCTGTGCTCGCCATGGGTGTCTTTGACCAG GACGTGCCGGAGCAGCGGAGCATGGAGTACCCCAAACTCTACGAGCCTGGGCAGCTGAACCTGCTCTTTAACAAGCGAGAGTTCTTCATCTGCATCGCTCAGGGCATCTACACCTCTGTCCTCATGTTCTTCATCCCCTACGGCGTGTTGGCCGACGCCACCCGTGACGATGGTGCCCAGCTGGCCGACTACCAGTCCTTCGCCGTCACCGTCGCCACCTCCCTCGTCATCGTGGTCAGCGTGCAG ATCGGGCTGGACACGGGTTTCTGGACGGCCATCAACCACTTCTTCATCTGGGGCAGCCTGGCCGCCTACTTCGCCATCCTCTTCACCATGCACAGCGACGGCCTCTTCCAGATGTTCCCCAACCAGTTCCGCTTCGTGG gtaaCGCTCAGAACACGCTGGCCCAGCCCACGGTCTGGCTGACCATCGCCCTCACCACTGTGGTCTGTATCGTGCCCGTCGTGGCCTTTCGCTTCCTCAAACTGGACCTGAAACCTGAACTTTCGGACACG gtGCGCTACACTCAGCTGGTACggaagaaacagaaaacccaGCACCGGTGCATGCGACGCGTGGGGCGCGCGGGCTCGCGCCGCTCCGGCTACGCCTTCTCCCACCAGGAGGGTTTTGGGGAGCTCATCATGTCAGGGAAGAACATGCGGCTCAGCTCCCTGGCGCTGTCCGGCttcagcacccgccccagcgccggcTGGATCGAAACCCTGCGCAAGAAAAAAGGCAGCGAGGGCAGCACCGCCGGCAGCCCCAGCGCCGCGCCCGACAAAACGCTCAAGGTGTGA
- the AQP10 gene encoding aquaporin-10: MGSSSFLKRARALLRVQNQLVRECLAELLAVFVLILITLSGSAQKVTSSGTNGNILTANLAGALGVMVAIYTAGGVSGAHLNPAFSFAMCLLEQLPWWKFPIFVAVQTLAAFISAGAVYALYYDAIQHYSNGTLTTSGPQETASIFATYPADYLSLSNGFLDQVMGTALLIVGILAIVDTRNKAAPKGLEPVVVALLVFSIEVSMGSNCGCPINPARDFGPRLFTYVAGWGAEVFSRGNGWWWVPVVAPLPGAAVGSALYQLLVAFHHPPEEGDPPPAKHGALVLVNTTVPPDIDMAPGEKDAGGGDVPEVTPGTPPPHRARGTVPPAVPVTPLKEP, encoded by the exons ATGGGCTCTTCCTCCTTCTTGAAGAGGGCCCGGGCTCTGCTCCGTGTCCAGAACCAGCTGGTGCGGGAGTGCCTGGCTGAGCTGCTGGCCGTCTTCGTGCTCATC CTGATCACCCTGAGCGGCTCGGCACAGAAGGTCACCAGCTCCGGGACGAATGGGAACATCCTCACCGCCAACCTGGCGGGTGCCCTGGGTGTCATGGTGGCCATCTATACAGCAGGAGGAGTCTctg GGGCCCACCTGAACCCGGCGTTCTCCTTCGCCATGTGCCTGCTGGAGCAGCTTCCCTGGTGGAAGTTCCCCATCTTCGTGGCCGTGCAGACCTTGGCTGCTTTCATCTCCGCTGGAGCCGTCTACGCCCTTTATTATG ACGCCATCCAGCACTACAGCAACGGGACCCTCACCACCTCCGGCCCCCAGGAAACTGCCTCCATCTTTGCCACCTACCCTGCTGACTACCTCTCCCTCTCCAACGGCTTTTTGGATCAG GTGATGGGCACGGCGCTGCTGATCGTGGGCATTCTGGCCATCGTGGACACCCGCAACAAAGCCGCCCCCAAGGGCCTGGAGCCGGTGGTCGTGGCTCTGCTGGTTTTCTCCATCGAGGTCTCCATGGGCTCCAACTGCGGCTGCCCCATCAACCCCGCGCGGGATTTTGGGCCCCGGCTCTTCACCTACGTGGCGGGCTGGGGCGCGGAGGTCTTCAG CAGAGGCAATGGGTGGTGGTGGGTGCCGGTGGTGGCACCACTGCCGGGGGCCGCCGTGGGCTCGGCCCTTTACCAGCTGCTCGTGGCTTTCCACCACCCGCCGGAGgagggggaccccccccccgccaagcaCGGCGCCCTGGTCCTCGTCAACACCACCGTCCCCCCAGACATCGACATGGCACCCGGGGAGAAGGACGCCGGGGGGGGCGATGTCCCAGAAGTGACGCCGGGGACCCCTCCGCCACACCGAGCCAGGGGCACGGTCCCCCCCGCAGTCCCTGTCACACCATTAAAAGAGCCCTGA